The following are encoded in a window of Harmonia axyridis chromosome 7, icHarAxyr1.1, whole genome shotgun sequence genomic DNA:
- the LOC123684278 gene encoding protein lin-9 homolog, whose protein sequence is MNDYFKVKEEILDDDDSNNENMDEEERDEPILGPAALGLQRVGTVQPPKSVVTTPKQVLNARGMPARIRKKNKLFYDDELVNTPHHRVPSAKKQKVSSAHKKSKSVTPAKQYKESVKTPKKVKEKYVSNTPLPSLQSPDKKIGQKIGLRLRNLLKLPKAHKWVCYEWFYSDIDNCLFSGENDFSICLKESFPELKTRFLTRVEWTKIRRMMGKPRRCSQAFFNEERLELEKKRKKIRALQQRKATDLAGFKDLPSEIPMQLVIGTKVTARLRKPQDGLFTGSIDAVDTSNNTYRITFERQGLGTHSVPDYEVLSNEPPDTLSLSSFQNKFRPRNGYSASPFSGGSKTPTYINLRNRKDPLLSGTTLEKPIIAQNDLKIGGFPVKLLEKIVLVTKILNIKKTKVKALGVLNAKAEKQQLYDLEISEDFQKEYASVLTDLEKLNHDLQINLDEIQSHCHQIAPEPSVAAMLVPSHLREKCREDAMELVQRHNSSTDKAMANEQIYDLITDLTALMLQVKSLADSDQNAYELQVLQGTMEQIKRKLSPKSQEVFENHVEIYMKHIQIGLGQVKLKPEISSPTPLKTY, encoded by the coding sequence atgaacGACTATTTCAAAGTAAAGGAAGAAATATTGGATGATGATGATTCAAACAATGAGAATATGGATGAAGAAGAAAGAGATGAACCTATACTGGGACCTGCGGCTCTTGGTTTACAACGTGTAGGAACAGTTCAGCCTCCCAAATCTGTTGTAACTACACCTAAACAAGTTCTAAATGCCAGAGGTATGCCTGCTAGAATTCGAAAGAAGAACAAACTTTTCTATGATGATGAATTAGTGAACACTCCTCATCATCGTGTACCATCTGCGAAGAAGCAGAAAGTTTCATCTGCACATAAGAAATCCAAAAGTGTAACTCCTGCTAAACAATACAAGGAAAGTGTGAAAACTCCTAAGAAGgtaaaagaaaaatatgtaaGCAATACTCCTTTACCATCTTTACAAAGTCCTGACAAAAAAATCGGACAGAAAATTGGTCTTCGGTTACGAAATCTACTAAAGCTCCCTAAAGCTCATAAGTGGGTATGTTATGAATGGTTTTATAGTGACATAGATAATTGTTTGTTTTCTGGGGAAAATGATTTTAGCATTTGCCTCAAGGAGTcttttcctgaattgaaaactaGGTTTCTGACAAGAGTAGAGTGGACTAAAATAAGAAGAATGATGGGAAAACCTCGAAGGTGTTCTCAAGCCTTTTTCAATGAAGAAAGattagaattagagaaaaaacgaaaaaaaattagagcGCTGCAACAACGTAAAGCAACAGATTTAGCTGGTTTTAAAGATTTGCCATCAGAGATTCCAATGCAGCTTGTAATAGGAACCAAAGTTACTGCTAGGTTGAGGAAACCTCAAGATGGACTTTTCACAGGAAGTATAGATGCGGTAGATACTTCTAATAATACTTATAGAATTACTTTTGAGCGTCAGGGTCTGGGAACGCACTCAGTCCCAGATTATGAAGTTTTATCTAACGAACCACCAGATACTTTATCGCTCTCAAGTTTTCAGAATAAGTTCCGGCCTAGAAATGGATATTCTGCGTCACCTTTTTCAGGAGGTAGTAAAACGCCAACCTACATTAATTTAAGGAATAGAAAGGATCCATTGCTATCTGGAACAACTTTAGAAAAACCTATAATAGCACAGAATGATCTGAAAATTGGTGGTTTTCCTGTcaaattattggaaaaaattgtgTTGGttacaaaaattctcaatattaaaaaaaccaaGGTTAAGGCTTTGGGCGTGTTGAATGCTAAAGCTGAAAAACAACAGTTATACGATCTTGAAATTTCAGAAGATTTTCAGAAGGAATATGCTAGTGTCTTAACtgatttagaaaaattaaatCATGATCTCCAAATTAACTTGGATGAAATTCAAAGTCATTGTCATCAAATTGCTCCAGAACCGAGTGTTGCGGCTATGCTAGTACCTAGTCATTTACGGGAAAAATGTAGAGAAGATGCTATGGAATTAGTGCAAAGACACAACAGTTCTACCGACAAAGCAATGGCAAACGAGCAAATCTACGATCTGATTACAGATTTAACGGCTCTAATGCTCCAAGTGAAAAGTTTAGCAGATTCCGACCAAAATGCTTATGAACTCCAAGTTTTACAAGGAACCATGGAacaaattaaaagaaaattgaGCCCCAAGAGTCAGGAGGTATTTGAGAATCATGTGGAGATTTATATGAAGCATATACAGATAGGTTTAGGCCAAGTTAAATTGAAACCGGAAATTTCTAGCCCGACTCCTCTTAAAACTTATTAA
- the LOC123684340 gene encoding nuclear pore complex protein Nup50 isoform X1, with amino-acid sequence MAGKRRATSELNRDNWDQEDPSEESGVYTRASEEVLKKRVFKTAKRRIAKSPEEGTINAFNSANLANLTSKSHQPANQLFSFLSEMKADTSKTNGVNNKLNNQDGKLEASSLFSFGKKAETTEITKSSSSENNNHNSEDKSKQMFSFGDGISKVDNKTAGSSMFSFGNSNNSEKLQPSENKKDKTNIQNEKTTDNLDHYYARLKGLNESVAKWINNHVENNPLINLQPIFKDYEKFFDEIEKEYHKTDSNVLNIQNNKQNENKGFNFTSSLNKNETTTAMNTFKFSSTPVDKNTTSASVDKNSTSCKIEVPSASLFKFGASNSTNDNSSEKIQAASPASTFKFGPTNVSTNVSTSKTDQVPFKFGNPSTSEVKDAKAPSFSFGGNSTGFGGGFNFAANPTPPSTGAINFGSVPSNTPANDQGNADEEESEEPPKVEVKEVEEEGQFYTIRCKLFVKKDGNFVEKGVGNLILKPVPDSDKVQVIVRAHNSLANVLCNFILSKSIPTQRVGKNNVMIVCIPTPESKPPPIPVLIKVKTGEDADQLHETLEKHKK; translated from the exons ATGGCTGGAAAAAGGAGAGCAACTTCTGAACTGAATAGGGATAATTGGGATCAAGAAGATCCTTCTGAAGAAAGCGGCGTATACACTAGAGCTTCTGAGGAAGTCTTGAAAAAACGAGTTTTTAAAACAGCCAAACGAAGAATCGCAAAATCGCCTGag gaAGGAACAATTAATGCCTTCAATTCAGCAAATTTGGCTAATCTCACTTCTAAATCACATCAACCGGCTAATCAGTTGTTCAGTTTCTTGTCAGAAATGAAAGCTGATACATCAAAAACAAATGGAGTAAATAATAAGTTGAATAATCAAGATGGAAAATTAGAAGCATCCTCATTATTTTCCTTTGGTAAAAAAGCCGAGACAACAGAAATTACTAAAAGCTCATCTTCAGAAAATAACAACCACAATAGTGAAGATAAAAGTAAGCAAATGTTTAGCTTTGGAGATGGCATATCGAAAGTGGATAATAAAACTGCTGGTTCATCTATGTTCAGCTTTGGAAACAGCAATAATTCCGAAAAATTACAACCtagtgaaaataaaaaagacaAAACAAACATACAAAATGAAAAGACCACTGATAATCTTGATCACTACTATGCTAGATTGAAAGGCTTGAATGAAAGTGTTGCCAAATGGATTAATAATCATGTTGAAAACAATCCTCTGATAAATTTGCAACCTATATTCAAAGATTATGAAAAATtctttgatgaaattgaaaaagaataccATAAAACTGACAGTAATgtattaaatattcaaaataacaaacaaaatgaaaataaaggatTCAATTTCACTTCTAGCCTAAATAAAAATGAGACAACTACTGCAATGAATACTTTCAAGTTTAGTTCTACACCTGTTGATAAAAATACTACTTCTGCATCTGTTGATAAAAATTCTACTTCATGTAAAATTGAGGTACCATCAGCTTCTCTATTCAAATTTGGTGCTTCTAATTCTACCAATGATAATTCCAGTGAAAAAATCCAAGCAGCTTCACCAGCAAGCACATTCAAATTCGGTCCTACAAATGTCTCAACCAATGTATCTACAAGTAAAACTGATCAAGTTCCTTTTAAATTTGGTAATCCATCAACAAGTGAAGTTAAAGATGCTAAGGCGCCTTCATTTAGTTTTGGAGGTAATAGTACCGGATTTGGTGGTGGGTTTAATTTTGCTGCAAATCCTACGCCTCCATCTACTGGTGCAATAAACTTCGGAAGTGTTCCTTCGAACACGCCAGCAAATGATCAGGGGAATGCAGATGAAGAGGAATCAGAAGAACCACCAAAAGTTGAGGTTAAGGAAGTTGAAGAAGAAGGTCAATTCTACACAATACGTTGCAAGTTATTCGTTAAGAAAGATGGTAATTTTGTGGAAAAAGGTGTTGGAAACCTCATTTTAAAACCAGTTCCAGATTCAGACAAAGTTCAAGTTATAGTTAGGGCACATAACTCTTTAGCAAATGTTCTTTGCAATTTCATTTTATCCAAGAGTATACCAACTCAAAGGGTGGGTAAAAATAATGTTATGATTGTCTGTATACCGACACCTGAATCTAAACCTCCTCCGATTCCTGTTTTGATCAAAGTAAAGACTGGCGAAGATGCCGATCAACTACATGAAACTCTAGAAAAACATAAGAAGTAg
- the LOC123684340 gene encoding nuclear pore complex protein Nup50 isoform X2 codes for MKADTSKTNGVNNKLNNQDGKLEASSLFSFGKKAETTEITKSSSSENNNHNSEDKSKQMFSFGDGISKVDNKTAGSSMFSFGNSNNSEKLQPSENKKDKTNIQNEKTTDNLDHYYARLKGLNESVAKWINNHVENNPLINLQPIFKDYEKFFDEIEKEYHKTDSNVLNIQNNKQNENKGFNFTSSLNKNETTTAMNTFKFSSTPVDKNTTSASVDKNSTSCKIEVPSASLFKFGASNSTNDNSSEKIQAASPASTFKFGPTNVSTNVSTSKTDQVPFKFGNPSTSEVKDAKAPSFSFGGNSTGFGGGFNFAANPTPPSTGAINFGSVPSNTPANDQGNADEEESEEPPKVEVKEVEEEGQFYTIRCKLFVKKDGNFVEKGVGNLILKPVPDSDKVQVIVRAHNSLANVLCNFILSKSIPTQRVGKNNVMIVCIPTPESKPPPIPVLIKVKTGEDADQLHETLEKHKK; via the coding sequence ATGAAAGCTGATACATCAAAAACAAATGGAGTAAATAATAAGTTGAATAATCAAGATGGAAAATTAGAAGCATCCTCATTATTTTCCTTTGGTAAAAAAGCCGAGACAACAGAAATTACTAAAAGCTCATCTTCAGAAAATAACAACCACAATAGTGAAGATAAAAGTAAGCAAATGTTTAGCTTTGGAGATGGCATATCGAAAGTGGATAATAAAACTGCTGGTTCATCTATGTTCAGCTTTGGAAACAGCAATAATTCCGAAAAATTACAACCtagtgaaaataaaaaagacaAAACAAACATACAAAATGAAAAGACCACTGATAATCTTGATCACTACTATGCTAGATTGAAAGGCTTGAATGAAAGTGTTGCCAAATGGATTAATAATCATGTTGAAAACAATCCTCTGATAAATTTGCAACCTATATTCAAAGATTATGAAAAATtctttgatgaaattgaaaaagaataccATAAAACTGACAGTAATgtattaaatattcaaaataacaaacaaaatgaaaataaaggatTCAATTTCACTTCTAGCCTAAATAAAAATGAGACAACTACTGCAATGAATACTTTCAAGTTTAGTTCTACACCTGTTGATAAAAATACTACTTCTGCATCTGTTGATAAAAATTCTACTTCATGTAAAATTGAGGTACCATCAGCTTCTCTATTCAAATTTGGTGCTTCTAATTCTACCAATGATAATTCCAGTGAAAAAATCCAAGCAGCTTCACCAGCAAGCACATTCAAATTCGGTCCTACAAATGTCTCAACCAATGTATCTACAAGTAAAACTGATCAAGTTCCTTTTAAATTTGGTAATCCATCAACAAGTGAAGTTAAAGATGCTAAGGCGCCTTCATTTAGTTTTGGAGGTAATAGTACCGGATTTGGTGGTGGGTTTAATTTTGCTGCAAATCCTACGCCTCCATCTACTGGTGCAATAAACTTCGGAAGTGTTCCTTCGAACACGCCAGCAAATGATCAGGGGAATGCAGATGAAGAGGAATCAGAAGAACCACCAAAAGTTGAGGTTAAGGAAGTTGAAGAAGAAGGTCAATTCTACACAATACGTTGCAAGTTATTCGTTAAGAAAGATGGTAATTTTGTGGAAAAAGGTGTTGGAAACCTCATTTTAAAACCAGTTCCAGATTCAGACAAAGTTCAAGTTATAGTTAGGGCACATAACTCTTTAGCAAATGTTCTTTGCAATTTCATTTTATCCAAGAGTATACCAACTCAAAGGGTGGGTAAAAATAATGTTATGATTGTCTGTATACCGACACCTGAATCTAAACCTCCTCCGATTCCTGTTTTGATCAAAGTAAAGACTGGCGAAGATGCCGATCAACTACATGAAACTCTAGAAAAACATAAGAAGTAg
- the LOC123684280 gene encoding ferritin-like: MGMRLFRKILSSKNSRDIFTNHRTNPVKKPGQIQKNKNIGSRFNQNLSFFPSGKYSSCSSSSEQDQTGRHQFHPDIEKAINQQILTEFTASYTYLSMSVFFGRTNIALPGCQGFFYNMYLEEIDHAVVFMNYQLMRGGQVILCAIEAPEKDWGTIDKAFCAGLQLEESVKEKIDCLTMEAEKHHDHQLVDFLTSQYLKEQNECIQKMGRLLIRARKMIKDPNGEFLFDRQLFLNYVKDKNLMFLTHIPDAEDKEYK; encoded by the exons ATGGGTATGCGACTATTTCGAAAGATTCTTTCAAGTAAAAATTCCAGAGACATCTTCACTAATCACCGAACCAATCCTGTTAAAAAACCTGGacaaattcagaaaaacaaaaatataggcagtagatttaatcaaaatctcagTTTTTTCCCTTCTGGAAAGTACTCCTCTTGTTCTTCAAGTTCAGAGCAGGATCAAACAGGAAGACATCAATTTCATCCAGACATTGAAAAAGCTATAAATCAGCAAATTTTAACAGAATTCACTGCAAGTTATACGTATCTTTCGATGTCTGTATTCTTCGGTAGAACTAATATTGCTTTGCCTGGATGCCAAGGTTTTTTCTACAACATGTATTTAGAGGAAATAGATCACGCAGTGGTTTTCATGAATTACCAACTTATGCGAGGAGGGCAAGTTATTTTATGTGCAATTGAAGCTCCAGAAAAAGATTGGGGAACTATAGATAAAGCTTTCTGTGCAGGACTTCAACTTGAAGAATCAGTTAAAGAG AAAATTGACTGCCTTACCATGGAAGCCGAAAAACATCATGATCATCAATTGGTAGATTTTTTGACATCACAATATCTTAAAGAACAG AACGAATGTATTCAAAAAATGGGAAGACTTCTTATAAGAGCCCGAAAGATGATAAAAGATCCAAATGGAGAATTTCTCTTCGACAGACAGTTGTTCTTGAATTATGTTAAAGATAAAAATTTAATGTTTCTTACACATATACCTGATGCAGAAGacaaagaatataaataa